From the Sphingobium yanoikuyae genome, the window GCATATCCTGATCGTCTCGGCGAGTTGGACGCGATCGAACAGGTCGAGTTCGGCCATCTGCTCGTCGCTCAATATCTCGGACAGAATGTCTGCGGCGTTGTCAGCCTGACCTGACCATAGCCGCCGCAGCCGCTCGATTTCCTTGTCGACGCAGTCCACATCGATCCGCCCCTTGGGGCTGAGTGTGGCCATGCGGGTGATGCTGGCGGCGAGATCACGGAAGTTGCCCGGCCAGCTTGCCTCTCCGGATATCGCAAAAGTCAGATAGCGCTGGCGCGCTTCCTTGTTGAAGCTGGCCTGATCGCCTTCGCGCTCGGCGAACCGATCGAGTTCATAGTCGAGATTGGGCTCGATATCCTCTCGCCGGTCAGCGAGGCCCGGCAAGCGGAAAGTCCAGAGGTTGAGACGCGCGTACAGATCGTCGCGAAACGCACCGGCTGCCACTGCTTCGCCCAGATCGCGGTTGGTGCCGGCGATCAGCTGGAAATCCGACGCGACCTCCTTGTCTGCACCGACAGGAAGGAAGCGCTTGTCCTCGATCGCGCGCAGGATCATAGCCTGCTCGTCGAGGCCAAGTTCGCCAATCTCGTCGAGGAACAGCATGCCCTTGTCGGCGGAACGGAGCAGGCCCGGCCGGTCGGCGACCGCACCGGTGAAGGCGCCCTTTCGGTGGCCGAACAATGCCGGCATGGCGCTGTCGCCCTTGAGTGTCGCGCAATTCACCTCCACGAACGATCCGGCGATTTGATGCTTGGCCTTTTTCAGCTCGTAGATGCGCCGTGCGAGTTGGCTCTTGCCTGCGCCAGTCGGCCCCATGAGCAACACGGGCGCACGGGACCGCAACGCGACCTGCTCGATCTCGTCGATCATGCGGTTGAAGGCGGCGTTGCGCGTGTCGATCCCGGACTTGAGGAAGGACGTGCTT encodes:
- the rtcR gene encoding RNA repair transcriptional activator RtcR is translated as MKPLTVIGFLGSTLDASKFGPSRWNKWRPTVALTMHEDLRVDRLVLLHGTAHRRLAEHVAEDIASVSPETQVDMRVLDFRDPWDFEEVYGKLLDFARAEPFDPDEQDYLLHITTGTHVAQICLFLLTEARYLPGRLLQTQPAKRAEDGGAPGRWSIIDLDLSRYDSIATRFAVASAESTSFLKSGIDTRNAAFNRMIDEIEQVALRSRAPVLLMGPTGAGKSQLARRIYELKKAKHQIAGSFVEVNCATLKGDSAMPALFGHRKGAFTGAVADRPGLLRSADKGMLFLDEIGELGLDEQAMILRAIEDKRFLPVGADKEVASDFQLIAGTNRDLGEAVAAGAFRDDLYARLNLWTFRLPGLADRREDIEPNLDYELDRFAEREGDQASFNKEARQRYLTFAISGEASWPGNFRDLAASITRMATLSPKGRIDVDCVDKEIERLRRLWSGQADNAADILSEILSDEQMAELDLFDRVQLAETIRICRASRSLSQAGRTLFNASRMRRSSSNDADRLRKYLARFDLEWSVVNDLM